The following is a genomic window from Corynebacterium incognita.
TGCCCTCGGTGTGGGGTTCGGAGTGCCACACGCTCTGGTTGTAATCAGACATGGTTGGGGGACCTTCCTACTTTTCCATTGCGTGCATGACCAAGTGCGCTGTCGCCGCGCCGACGCCGGCGCCCACAATCGTGTCCGTGGGATAGTGCACTCCCAGCACCATGCGTGAGCACATCATCACGGGAACACCCAACAGCGGTGCCGGGTTCTTAGTGATATATGCCGCGGCGGCCAGAAATGCCGTTGTCGACGTCGCATGCGACGACGGGAAGGACAGCCGCGACGGCGTGCCCACGCCCACCTTTACGTAAGGGTAATCGGGTCGCTTGCGGCGCACGATGCGCTTGGTGACTACCGACGCCGCGTGCGCGGTGAACGCGGAAACGCCCGCGCCCACCCACTGGCGGCGCCGTGTGGGGTTGTTGCGGTAAGCCAGCGCCAGGGCCGCGGAGGTGCCCATCCAACCGAGCGCGTGCTCGCCGAAGTGGGACAAGCCGCGGGCGGCGGACAGAACGCCGGGGGCGTCATAAGCCACGGACTGGATGGCCTCCAGGACACGAGATTCC
Proteins encoded in this region:
- a CDS encoding phosphatase PAP2 family protein translates to MNNATTSAREAFGVLEDKESRVLEAIQSVAYDAPGVLSAARGLSHFGEHALGWMGTSAALALAYRNNPTRRRQWVGAGVSAFTAHAASVVTKRIVRRKRPDYPYVKVGVGTPSRLSFPSSHATSTTAFLAAAAYITKNPAPLLGVPVMMCSRMVLGVHYPTDTIVGAGVGAATAHLVMHAMEK